One Chromobacterium paludis genomic window carries:
- a CDS encoding IS110 family RNA-guided transposase codes for MATVTLIGLDIGKHSFHLIGHDPRGNPVLKKQFNRNSLIEFLAKQPPCRIVMEACCGAHWLARKLTGFGHTVQLIAPQYIRPFVFGNKNDFIDAQAICEAATRPTMRYVAAKSAEQQALSALHRLRESRIAERIQTNNQIHALLLEFGIALPVGVRGITQLPMLLMDETNGLPVKARQILQRQLDHYRLLKTEIDELDHEIATEARQDDVARRLMTIPGIGAITASQLSADAGNAKGYGNARDFAASLGLVPRQYSTGGKSKLLGISKRGDKSLRRLLVQCARVIMQNAPRWKSAMAAWTVALMQRRHSNIVACALANKLARVVWALLAKGGEYRPQARALTEMQTAG; via the coding sequence ATGGCAACCGTCACACTCATCGGTCTGGATATCGGCAAGCACAGCTTTCATCTGATTGGGCACGACCCGCGCGGCAACCCGGTCCTCAAGAAGCAGTTCAATCGCAACAGTCTCATCGAATTTCTCGCGAAACAGCCTCCCTGCCGCATCGTGATGGAGGCCTGCTGCGGCGCGCACTGGCTGGCACGCAAGCTGACGGGCTTCGGTCATACCGTACAACTGATCGCACCGCAGTACATCCGCCCGTTTGTCTTCGGCAACAAGAACGATTTCATCGATGCCCAGGCCATCTGCGAGGCGGCTACGCGCCCGACCATGCGCTACGTTGCCGCCAAGAGTGCCGAACAGCAAGCCTTGTCGGCACTGCATCGCCTGCGGGAATCTCGCATTGCCGAACGAATACAGACCAACAACCAGATCCATGCGCTGCTGCTGGAGTTCGGTATCGCGCTTCCTGTCGGGGTACGGGGGATCACGCAGCTGCCGATGCTGCTGATGGACGAGACCAACGGCTTGCCCGTCAAGGCCCGGCAGATCCTGCAACGCCAGCTGGATCACTACCGTCTGCTCAAGACCGAGATCGACGAGCTGGATCACGAGATTGCCACAGAAGCCCGACAGGACGATGTCGCCCGGCGGTTGATGACCATTCCCGGCATCGGTGCGATCACCGCCAGCCAGTTGTCGGCGGACGCCGGCAATGCCAAGGGCTATGGCAATGCCCGTGACTTTGCGGCATCGCTGGGTCTGGTCCCGCGACAATACTCGACAGGCGGGAAGTCCAAGCTGCTGGGCATCAGCAAACGCGGTGACAAGAGCCTGCGTCGCCTGCTGGTGCAATGCGCACGGGTGATCATGCAGAACGCGCCGCGCTGGAAGAGTGCGATGGCAGCGTGGACGGTGGCGCTGATGCAGCGTCGCCACTCGAATATCGTGGCCTGCGCACTGGCCAACAAACTGGCACGGGTCGTGTGGGCGCTACTCGCCAAAGGCGGCGAGTACCGTCCCCAGGCCCGCGCACTGACTGAAATGCAAACCGCCGGGTAA
- a CDS encoding adenylosuccinate synthase, whose product MSKNVVVIGTQWGDEGKGKIVDWLTDHARAVVRFQGGHNAGHTLWVNGKKTVVRLVPSGILRPDVDCFIGNGVVLSPEALLKEIDELEAAGVNASARLKIAEGCPLILPYHIALDQAREASLGAGKIGTTGRGIGPCYEDKVARRALKVIDLFNPERFAAKLKENVDYYNFLLTNLFKAEPVSYEAILADTMKMAERIKPMVADVSRTLYDLDKAGTPILFEGAQGTLLDIDHGTYPYVTSSNCVAGAAAPGAGVPPQMLNYVLGIVKGYATRVGSGPFPTEQENEIGAFLAKRGNEFGSVTGRPRRCGWFDAAALKRSIQINGVSGLCVMKLDVMDGLEEIQLCTGYMLDGQKVDILPFGSDAVTKCEPVYETLPGWEGTTVGVKRWEDLPVNAQAYLKRIEEVCGAPVDIVSTGPDREETIVLRHPFGL is encoded by the coding sequence ATGTCCAAGAACGTTGTCGTGATCGGCACCCAGTGGGGTGACGAAGGCAAAGGCAAAATCGTTGACTGGCTGACCGACCACGCGCGTGCCGTGGTGCGCTTCCAGGGCGGCCACAACGCCGGCCACACCCTGTGGGTGAACGGCAAGAAGACCGTGGTGCGCCTGGTGCCGTCCGGCATCCTGCGTCCGGATGTGGACTGCTTCATCGGCAACGGCGTGGTGCTGTCGCCCGAGGCGCTGCTGAAGGAAATCGACGAACTGGAAGCCGCCGGCGTCAATGCCTCGGCCCGCCTGAAGATCGCCGAAGGCTGCCCGCTGATTCTGCCTTACCACATCGCGCTGGACCAAGCGCGCGAAGCCTCGCTGGGCGCCGGCAAGATCGGCACCACCGGCCGCGGCATCGGCCCCTGCTACGAAGACAAGGTGGCTCGCCGCGCGCTGAAGGTGATCGACCTGTTCAACCCGGAACGCTTCGCCGCCAAGCTCAAGGAAAACGTAGACTACTACAACTTCCTGCTGACCAATCTGTTCAAGGCCGAGCCGGTAAGCTACGAAGCGATCCTGGCCGACACCATGAAGATGGCCGAACGCATCAAGCCCATGGTGGCCGATGTGTCGCGCACGCTGTACGACCTGGACAAGGCCGGCACGCCCATTCTGTTCGAGGGCGCGCAAGGCACGCTGCTGGACATCGACCACGGCACCTACCCGTACGTGACCTCGTCCAACTGCGTGGCCGGCGCCGCCGCGCCGGGCGCGGGCGTGCCGCCGCAGATGCTCAACTACGTGCTGGGCATCGTGAAGGGCTACGCCACCCGCGTCGGCTCCGGTCCGTTCCCGACCGAGCAGGAAAACGAAATCGGCGCCTTCCTGGCCAAGCGCGGCAACGAGTTCGGCTCCGTGACCGGCCGTCCGCGCCGCTGCGGCTGGTTCGACGCCGCCGCGCTGAAGCGCTCCATCCAGATCAATGGCGTGTCCGGCCTGTGCGTGATGAAGCTGGATGTGATGGACGGTCTGGAAGAGATCCAGCTGTGCACCGGCTATATGCTGGACGGCCAGAAGGTCGACATCCTGCCGTTCGGTTCCGACGCCGTGACCAAGTGCGAGCCGGTCTACGAAACGCTGCCGGGCTGGGAAGGCACCACCGTTGGCGTGAAGCGCTGGGAAGACCTGCCGGTCAATGCCCAGGCTTACCTGAAGCGCATCGAAGAAGTTTGCGGCGCGCCGGTCGACATCGTGTCCACTGGTCCGGACCGCGAAGAAACCATCGTGCTGCGTCACCCGTTCGGCCTGTAA
- a CDS encoding acid phosphatase has protein sequence MDRLTCGIALTLISAAVLTACGGGSSSSASAASTTNGVVTGSYFRHAKVCLDQNGNGHCDSGESFVYTDNNGAFSLQGSGSILVEVGTDATRYDPDTKTETKVTDPLVFRAPAGANHVVVSSLTTEVADLMDNGMDLDTARKAVASRLGVTPDQVMEDHNKETDANVKAVLKSGIDQNIAAIASAVKDAGASGDIKANLHRRMALNDIKNVVVIYAENRGFDNLYGLFPGANGIPGVNPSAKGSITPQKDFDGSVLPALPPTWGGLTAAGQDVTLTQAQTVGFANKPFQIDDAKGLNGTGVVVPQSVVTRDLVHRFYNNQMQIDGGANDKFTAYSDAGGLSMGYYDGSKMAMWKLAQQYTLADNFFMGAFGGSFLNHQYLICACAPEYPNADTSVAKGSISAIDTDSKGNFVRLTPADNSPVSVLIGPAKYKNDSNLTPKDNAGKFYAVNTMQPPFQPSGNKPAAGDSTGKYADPGKSTTLPAQTQATIADRLDAKKISWAWYAGAWNAVAADPSKIYNGSVPNFQPHHQPFNYFAPFDPVKQASYRSAHLKDFDQSFLADAAAGKLPQVAFYKPQGNLNQHSGYASVADGDAHIASVIAQLQKSPQWKNMLVIVTYDENGGFYDHAAVPKGDRWGPGTRIPAILISPYVQKGNVDHTQYDTGSILRFLTRRFGLQPLPGIVARDAALEQNGFKPMGDFTTALSFK, from the coding sequence ATGGATCGTTTGACCTGTGGCATTGCGCTGACCCTGATCAGCGCCGCCGTACTGACCGCTTGTGGCGGCGGCAGTTCTTCCTCCGCCAGTGCGGCCTCCACAACCAATGGCGTGGTTACCGGCAGCTACTTCCGCCATGCCAAGGTTTGCCTGGATCAAAACGGCAACGGGCATTGCGACAGCGGCGAGTCGTTTGTCTACACCGACAACAACGGCGCGTTCTCCCTGCAGGGCAGCGGTTCCATTCTGGTGGAAGTGGGTACCGATGCTACCCGCTATGATCCGGACACCAAGACCGAAACCAAGGTGACCGACCCCCTGGTGTTCCGCGCGCCGGCCGGCGCCAATCACGTGGTGGTCAGTTCCCTGACGACGGAAGTGGCCGACCTGATGGACAACGGCATGGATCTGGATACCGCCCGCAAGGCAGTGGCCAGTCGCCTTGGCGTTACGCCGGATCAGGTGATGGAAGACCATAACAAGGAAACTGATGCCAATGTCAAGGCAGTGCTGAAGTCCGGCATCGACCAGAATATCGCGGCCATTGCCAGCGCGGTGAAGGATGCCGGTGCCAGCGGCGACATCAAGGCCAATCTGCATCGCCGCATGGCGCTGAACGATATCAAGAACGTGGTGGTGATTTACGCCGAAAACCGCGGTTTCGACAATCTGTACGGACTGTTCCCCGGCGCCAACGGCATTCCGGGCGTCAACCCGAGCGCCAAGGGCAGCATCACGCCGCAAAAGGACTTTGATGGTTCCGTTCTGCCGGCGCTGCCGCCGACCTGGGGAGGGCTGACCGCCGCCGGCCAAGACGTGACGCTGACCCAGGCTCAGACCGTGGGCTTCGCCAACAAGCCGTTCCAGATCGACGATGCCAAGGGTTTGAACGGCACCGGCGTGGTGGTGCCGCAATCGGTGGTGACGCGAGACCTGGTGCATCGTTTCTATAACAACCAGATGCAGATCGACGGCGGCGCCAACGACAAGTTCACGGCCTATTCCGACGCCGGCGGCCTGTCCATGGGCTATTACGACGGCAGCAAGATGGCCATGTGGAAGCTGGCTCAGCAATACACGCTGGCCGACAACTTTTTCATGGGCGCCTTTGGCGGCTCCTTCCTGAACCATCAGTACCTGATCTGCGCTTGCGCGCCGGAGTATCCGAATGCCGATACCTCGGTGGCCAAGGGCAGCATTTCCGCCATCGATACCGACAGCAAGGGTAACTTTGTCCGCCTGACACCGGCCGACAACAGCCCGGTCTCGGTGCTGATCGGACCGGCTAAATACAAGAACGACAGCAATCTGACGCCCAAGGACAATGCCGGCAAGTTCTACGCCGTCAACACCATGCAGCCGCCGTTCCAGCCTAGCGGCAACAAGCCAGCCGCCGGCGACAGCACCGGCAAATACGCCGATCCGGGCAAGTCCACCACGCTGCCGGCGCAGACCCAGGCCACCATTGCCGACCGCCTGGACGCCAAGAAGATCAGCTGGGCCTGGTATGCCGGCGCCTGGAATGCCGTGGCGGCCGACCCGAGCAAGATTTACAACGGCAGCGTGCCCAACTTCCAGCCGCATCACCAGCCCTTCAACTACTTTGCGCCTTTTGATCCGGTGAAGCAGGCGAGCTACCGCAGCGCCCACCTGAAGGACTTCGACCAGAGCTTCCTGGCCGATGCCGCCGCCGGCAAGTTGCCGCAGGTCGCCTTCTACAAGCCGCAGGGCAACCTGAACCAGCACTCCGGTTATGCCAGCGTGGCGGACGGCGATGCCCACATCGCCTCGGTGATCGCCCAGCTGCAGAAGAGCCCGCAGTGGAAGAATATGCTGGTCATCGTCACCTATGACGAAAATGGCGGCTTCTACGATCACGCCGCCGTGCCCAAGGGCGACCGCTGGGGCCCGGGCACCCGCATCCCGGCCATCCTGATCTCGCCCTACGTGCAGAAGGGCAATGTGGATCACACCCAGTACGATACCGGCTCCATCTTGCGCTTCCTGACGCGCCGCTTCGGCCTGCAGCCGTTGCCGGGCATCGTGGCGCGCGATGCCGCGCTGGAGCAAAACGGCTTTAAGCCAATGGGCGACTTCACGACCGCGCTGTCGTTCAAGTAA
- a CDS encoding ATP phosphoribosyltransferase regulatory subunit translates to MRNWLLPEYIADILPATARQVESAKAAMLEGFRVAGYELVLPPLIEYIDSLVSEGDVTLDLKTFKLDDQLSGRQLGLRADITPQVARIDAHLLGGRTGVTRLCYAGSVVHSRPSGLTSSREPLQVGAELYGYAGIEADLEIIELMLSTLEKAGVDKLRLDVGHIAIYRGLAAAAGLAPEVSRELFGLLQNKDVAGIASLVAGVAEPYKSAFLALPELYGPASVLDKARTRLPSLPEVELGLMQLSAIARAMEGRVELSFDLAELRGDFYHTGLMFAAYAPGWSDAIARGGRYDNVGRRFGRARPATGFSLDLRDLLRILPERDSSRGIRVSARHLPAAASEVARLRAEGEMVVVDYLGESAAALNCDRELLPAADGWQLAPFH, encoded by the coding sequence ATGCGTAATTGGCTGTTACCCGAATATATTGCGGACATCCTGCCGGCCACGGCGCGTCAGGTTGAGTCCGCCAAGGCCGCGATGCTGGAAGGCTTTCGCGTGGCTGGCTACGAGCTGGTGCTGCCGCCGCTGATCGAGTACATCGACTCGCTGGTCAGCGAAGGCGACGTCACGCTGGACCTGAAAACCTTCAAGCTGGACGACCAGCTGTCGGGCCGCCAGCTGGGCTTGCGCGCCGACATCACGCCCCAGGTGGCGCGCATCGACGCCCACCTGCTGGGCGGCCGCACTGGCGTCACGCGCCTGTGCTACGCCGGCAGCGTGGTGCATAGCCGTCCGTCCGGCCTGACCAGCTCGCGCGAGCCGCTGCAGGTGGGCGCCGAACTGTACGGCTACGCCGGCATCGAGGCCGACCTGGAAATCATCGAGCTGATGCTGTCCACGCTGGAAAAGGCCGGCGTGGACAAGCTGCGCCTGGACGTGGGCCACATCGCCATCTACCGCGGCCTGGCCGCGGCGGCCGGCCTCGCGCCGGAAGTCAGCCGCGAGCTGTTCGGCCTGCTGCAGAACAAGGATGTGGCCGGCATCGCCTCGCTGGTGGCTGGCGTGGCCGAACCCTACAAGAGCGCCTTTCTGGCTTTGCCGGAGCTGTATGGCCCGGCCTCTGTGCTGGATAAGGCGCGCACGCGCCTGCCGTCGCTGCCGGAGGTGGAGCTGGGCCTGATGCAGCTGTCCGCCATCGCCCGCGCGATGGAGGGAAGGGTGGAACTGAGCTTCGACCTAGCCGAACTGCGCGGCGACTTCTATCACACCGGCCTGATGTTCGCGGCTTACGCGCCGGGCTGGTCCGACGCCATCGCGCGCGGCGGCCGCTATGACAATGTCGGCCGGCGTTTCGGCCGCGCGCGTCCGGCCACCGGCTTCAGCCTGGACTTGCGCGATCTATTGCGCATCCTGCCGGAGCGCGACTCCAGCCGCGGCATCCGCGTTTCGGCCCGCCACCTGCCTGCGGCTGCGTCCGAAGTGGCGCGTCTGCGCGCCGAAGGGGAGATGGTGGTGGTGGACTATCTGGGCGAATCCGCCGCGGCGCTGAATTGCGATCGCGAGCTGCTGCCTGCCGCCGATGGCTGGCAGCTGGCGCCGTTTCATTGA
- a CDS encoding DHA2 family efflux MFS transporter permease subunit — MQLKIAPGMATPLIVATALFMENMDATVISTSLPVIARDLSVDPISLKLALTSYLVSLAVFIPISGWMADRFGARRIFRSAILVFMLGSVLCAVSNSLHGFVMARFLQGIGGAMMVPVGRLVILRTIDKSNLVQALSYLTVPALLGPVIGPPLGGFISTYFHWRWIFLINLPIGLLGLLLAGRFIANLREEAVPKLDFAGFVFTGAGLSMLMLGLASEGKHMLSAQASIGLTVIGAALLVVYLWHYRRQAHPLLDLSLLRLPTFNAGVVGGFMFRVGIGTIPFLLPLMLQLGFGFTPFESGLLTCSTALGALGMKTIVAKVLQRFGFRRILVLNSILAGCSVAVYSLFQADTPHWVLLAVFVLGGCLRSLQFTSLNAITFADVDKERLSHATSLSSVAQQLAAGFGVTVGAFALQTVSWMQHHQQLTAGDFGHAFLIMGTLTALSSLLFLRLAPNAGRQVSAGA; from the coding sequence ATGCAGTTGAAAATCGCACCCGGCATGGCGACGCCGCTCATCGTCGCTACGGCATTGTTCATGGAAAACATGGACGCTACCGTGATTTCCACCTCTCTGCCTGTGATCGCGCGCGACTTGTCGGTGGATCCCATCTCCCTGAAGCTGGCGCTGACTTCCTACTTGGTCAGCCTGGCGGTGTTCATTCCGATCAGCGGCTGGATGGCGGACCGCTTTGGCGCGCGGCGCATTTTCCGTTCCGCCATTCTGGTGTTCATGCTGGGCTCCGTGTTGTGCGCGGTTTCCAACAGCTTGCACGGCTTTGTGATGGCGCGTTTCCTGCAGGGGATAGGCGGCGCGATGATGGTGCCGGTGGGGCGCTTGGTGATCTTGCGCACCATAGACAAGTCCAATCTGGTGCAGGCCTTGAGTTATCTGACGGTGCCGGCGCTGTTGGGGCCGGTCATCGGGCCGCCCCTGGGCGGCTTCATCAGCACCTATTTCCATTGGCGCTGGATTTTCCTGATCAACCTGCCCATCGGCTTGCTGGGTTTGCTGCTGGCGGGGCGCTTCATTGCCAATCTGCGCGAGGAAGCGGTGCCCAAGCTCGACTTTGCCGGTTTTGTCTTTACTGGCGCCGGCCTGTCCATGCTGATGTTGGGCCTGGCGTCGGAGGGCAAACACATGCTGTCGGCGCAGGCCTCGATCGGCTTGACCGTGATCGGCGCCGCGCTTCTCGTGGTCTATCTCTGGCATTACCGGCGGCAGGCGCATCCATTATTGGACCTGTCCTTATTGCGCCTGCCGACTTTCAATGCCGGCGTGGTGGGGGGCTTCATGTTTCGGGTCGGCATCGGCACCATCCCCTTCCTGTTGCCGCTGATGCTGCAACTGGGATTCGGCTTTACGCCATTCGAGTCTGGGTTGCTGACGTGCTCCACGGCGCTGGGGGCCTTGGGCATGAAAACCATCGTGGCCAAGGTGCTGCAGCGTTTCGGTTTCCGCCGCATCCTGGTGCTCAACAGCATATTGGCGGGGTGTTCGGTGGCGGTGTACTCGCTGTTCCAGGCGGACACGCCGCACTGGGTGCTGCTGGCGGTATTCGTGTTGGGCGGTTGTTTGCGCTCGCTGCAGTTCACCAGCTTGAACGCCATCACTTTCGCCGATGTGGACAAGGAGCGGTTGAGCCATGCCACCAGCCTGTCCAGCGTGGCGCAGCAGCTAGCGGCCGGCTTTGGTGTGACGGTGGGGGCGTTCGCCCTGCAGACGGTGTCCTGGATGCAGCATCATCAGCAGCTGACGGCTGGTGACTTTGGTCACGCTTTCTTGATCATGGGTACGCTGACGGCCCTGTCCAGCCTACTGTTCCTGCGGCTGGCTCCCAATGCCGGGCGTCAGGTTTCGGCAGGCGCTTAA
- a CDS encoding cytochrome-c peroxidase — protein MFKLSLLLPLTLALLPLASSSAPAKPAYLGAPYAPGSHPVQAKQLEQLGRQLFFDRGLSASGSMSCATCHSPTHAYGPPNGLAVQLGGANGKQAGTRAVPSLRYLQTVPAFSEHFHDDDGNDSEDAGPTGGLTWDGRADSTHSQAALPLLSANEMANGTPAAVVKKLQASPHAERFRQLFGQDIFSHPDAAFGKAVLALEVFQQNPKEFAPYDSKYDAFLRGQIKLSAQERRGLKIFDDPAKGNCASCHLSQRAESGAFPLFSDFGHIAVGAPRNPAIAANRDSHYHDLGLCGPYRTDLKNHPEYCGLFRTPSLRNVATRKAFFHNGVFHSLRQVLRFYAERDVKPENWYPKTMEGKVAKFDDLPARYHSNVNMEPPFGGKAGGKPAFSERDIDNMLAFLKTLNDGYKPAAGKKS, from the coding sequence ATGTTCAAACTTAGCCTCCTGCTGCCGCTGACGCTGGCCCTTCTCCCCCTCGCATCATCCTCGGCTCCCGCCAAGCCCGCTTATCTGGGAGCGCCCTACGCTCCCGGGTCCCACCCCGTTCAGGCCAAGCAGCTGGAGCAATTGGGGAGACAGCTGTTCTTCGACCGAGGGCTTTCGGCATCGGGCAGCATGTCCTGCGCCACCTGCCACAGCCCAACTCACGCCTACGGCCCACCCAATGGCTTGGCCGTGCAACTGGGCGGTGCCAATGGCAAGCAAGCCGGCACCCGGGCCGTGCCTTCGCTGCGCTATCTACAAACCGTGCCGGCGTTCAGCGAGCATTTCCACGACGACGACGGCAATGACAGCGAGGATGCCGGCCCTACCGGCGGCCTGACTTGGGATGGCCGCGCCGACTCCACCCACAGCCAGGCCGCCCTGCCCTTGCTGTCCGCCAATGAAATGGCCAACGGCACCCCCGCAGCCGTCGTCAAAAAACTGCAGGCCTCACCCCATGCCGAGCGCTTCCGCCAGCTGTTCGGCCAGGACATTTTCAGCCATCCCGATGCGGCTTTTGGCAAGGCGGTGCTGGCGCTGGAGGTCTTCCAGCAGAATCCCAAGGAGTTCGCGCCCTACGACAGCAAGTACGACGCCTTCCTGCGCGGCCAGATCAAGCTCAGCGCGCAGGAGAGGCGCGGGCTGAAAATCTTCGATGATCCGGCCAAGGGAAACTGCGCCTCCTGCCACCTGAGCCAGCGCGCCGAAAGCGGCGCGTTTCCATTGTTCAGCGACTTCGGCCACATCGCGGTGGGCGCGCCGCGCAATCCCGCCATTGCCGCCAACCGCGACAGCCATTACCACGACCTGGGCCTGTGCGGCCCCTATCGCACCGACCTGAAAAACCACCCCGAGTACTGCGGCCTGTTCCGCACGCCCAGCCTGCGCAACGTGGCCACGCGCAAGGCGTTCTTCCACAACGGCGTGTTCCACAGCCTGCGCCAGGTGCTGCGCTTCTACGCCGAACGCGACGTCAAGCCGGAAAACTGGTATCCCAAGACCATGGAGGGCAAAGTGGCCAAATTCGACGACCTGCCGGCTCGCTATCACAGCAACGTCAATATGGAGCCGCCGTTCGGCGGCAAAGCAGGCGGCAAACCGGCATTCTCCGAGCGAGACATTGACAATATGCTGGCTTTCCTGAAAACGCTGAACGATGGCTATAAACCCGCAGCAGGCAAGAAAAGCTGA
- the rnr gene encoding ribonuclease R: protein MAQTSKRQKKLSLREQDPFLEREKLKYPQPLPSREFIMQILAEQGVPLFPDELALMLSIHRDERAYFERRLRAMERDGEVIINRKGAVCVAQKLDLVRCKVSGHRDGFGFAIPDEGEGRGADIFLPEREMKKVMHGDRVMVRPSGVDRRGRQEGKIVEVLEHAVSRLVGRIQHERGVWVVRPEDRRISHDILIEPGGEAGAQDGQVVMVDILQQPDAHHQPMGKVAEVLGNYADPGMEIEIALRKHDLPHVFADDVLAQAKATPKKVRKKDWSKDRVDLRELPLVTIDGETARDFDDAVYAERQGKGYRLVVAIADVSFYVQPGDALDQEALKRGTSVYFPRRVIPMLPEALSNGICSLNPDVERMCMVCDMQINAKGEVKKYKFYPAVMQSKARLTYNQVWDWLQNGTDHAMLPHVQDLYALFKILLSARGKRGAIEFDSTETQMIFNDQGKIERIVPIVRNDAHRLIEECMLAANVCSADFLQKNGHKALYRVHEGPTEEKLENLRGFLGLVGLTLGGGDKPSAKDYGKLAEQIHGRPDAPVLQTMLLRSMQQAVYTPDNHGHFGLAYEAYTHFTSPIRRYPDLLVHRAIKAVLKGEKYKPGKWAALGVHCSMTERRADDASRDVESWLKTYYMRDKIGEVFHGKISAVTSFGVFVLLDEVYVEGLVHISELGKDYFHFKKELQAIIGEKSGLQYRLGDALTVKVMAANLESSQVDFALVKDELPAPTSAAEDAAGPAGKPRRRRRGKAAGAGETFVAPPETVAAPAAMAEIASKPAGLPPAPKGRSGPAKQTAETKPAVPPAVTTAASIKTEPAPAAAAPAAASDAPPASAKARGRAAKPAVEQKPIGKPQAAAAKPEVKSAKAEAPAGAKGRRRSAAAGQAKVDSPGAQPPDVAQPAARQQSANPQAVGAQAEPRAPAQPSARRRGGRSQAKRRSGEE, encoded by the coding sequence ATGGCTCAAACCTCAAAAAGGCAAAAAAAACTTTCTCTGCGTGAGCAGGATCCATTTTTGGAACGCGAGAAGCTCAAATACCCCCAACCCTTGCCCAGCCGCGAGTTCATCATGCAGATACTCGCCGAGCAAGGGGTGCCGCTGTTTCCGGATGAATTGGCGTTGATGTTGTCCATTCACCGCGATGAGCGCGCTTATTTCGAACGCCGTCTGCGCGCGATGGAGCGCGATGGCGAAGTCATCATCAATCGCAAGGGCGCGGTGTGCGTAGCGCAGAAACTGGATTTGGTCCGCTGCAAGGTATCGGGCCACCGCGACGGTTTCGGCTTCGCCATTCCGGATGAAGGAGAAGGCCGCGGCGCCGACATTTTCCTGCCCGAGCGCGAAATGAAGAAAGTGATGCACGGCGACCGCGTGATGGTGCGGCCTTCTGGCGTCGACCGCCGCGGCCGGCAGGAAGGCAAGATCGTCGAGGTGCTGGAGCATGCGGTGAGCAGGCTGGTCGGCCGCATTCAGCATGAGCGAGGCGTATGGGTGGTGCGGCCGGAAGACCGCCGCATCAGTCATGACATTCTGATCGAGCCGGGCGGCGAAGCCGGGGCGCAAGACGGCCAGGTGGTGATGGTGGACATTCTGCAGCAGCCGGACGCGCATCATCAACCGATGGGCAAGGTGGCCGAGGTGTTGGGCAATTACGCCGACCCTGGCATGGAAATCGAAATCGCGCTGCGCAAGCATGACCTGCCGCACGTTTTTGCCGATGATGTCCTGGCGCAGGCTAAGGCTACGCCGAAAAAGGTCCGCAAGAAGGACTGGAGCAAGGACCGGGTGGATCTGCGCGAGCTGCCGCTGGTCACGATAGACGGCGAAACCGCGCGCGACTTCGACGACGCGGTGTATGCGGAGAGGCAGGGCAAGGGCTATCGTCTGGTGGTGGCCATCGCCGACGTCAGCTTCTATGTCCAGCCCGGCGACGCTCTGGATCAGGAAGCGCTGAAGCGAGGCACTTCGGTCTATTTTCCGCGCCGGGTGATCCCGATGCTGCCGGAGGCGCTGTCCAATGGCATCTGTTCCCTGAATCCGGACGTCGAGCGCATGTGCATGGTGTGCGACATGCAGATCAATGCCAAGGGCGAGGTCAAGAAATACAAGTTCTACCCGGCGGTGATGCAGTCCAAGGCTCGCCTCACCTACAACCAAGTCTGGGACTGGCTGCAGAACGGCACCGATCATGCCATGCTGCCGCATGTGCAGGATTTGTATGCCTTGTTCAAGATCCTGCTATCGGCGCGAGGCAAGCGCGGCGCCATTGAGTTTGACTCCACGGAAACGCAGATGATCTTCAATGATCAGGGCAAGATCGAGCGCATCGTGCCCATCGTGCGCAATGACGCGCATCGGCTGATCGAGGAGTGCATGCTGGCGGCCAATGTCTGCTCGGCGGACTTCCTGCAGAAGAACGGCCACAAGGCGCTGTATCGCGTGCATGAAGGCCCCACCGAGGAGAAACTGGAAAACCTGCGCGGCTTTCTGGGCCTGGTCGGCCTGACGCTGGGCGGCGGCGACAAGCCGAGCGCCAAGGATTACGGCAAGCTGGCGGAGCAAATTCACGGTCGGCCTGATGCGCCGGTGCTGCAGACCATGCTGTTGCGCTCCATGCAGCAGGCGGTCTACACCCCGGACAACCATGGCCACTTCGGCCTGGCTTATGAGGCCTATACCCACTTTACCTCGCCCATTCGCCGCTATCCGGACCTGCTGGTCCATCGCGCGATCAAGGCGGTGTTGAAGGGCGAGAAGTACAAGCCAGGCAAGTGGGCGGCTTTGGGCGTGCATTGCTCGATGACGGAGCGTCGAGCGGATGATGCCAGCCGCGATGTCGAATCCTGGCTGAAAACCTACTATATGCGCGACAAGATTGGTGAAGTCTTCCATGGCAAGATCAGCGCCGTCACCAGCTTTGGCGTTTTCGTATTGCTGGACGAGGTCTATGTAGAAGGCTTGGTGCACATCTCCGAACTGGGCAAGGACTACTTCCACTTCAAGAAGGAGTTGCAGGCGATCATCGGCGAGAAGAGCGGTCTTCAATACCGCTTGGGTGATGCGCTGACCGTCAAGGTGATGGCTGCCAATCTGGAAAGCTCGCAAGTGGACTTCGCTCTGGTCAAGGACGAATTGCCTGCTCCGACCTCCGCGGCTGAAGATGCGGCAGGGCCGGCCGGCAAACCGAGACGTCGCCGGCGGGGCAAGGCTGCCGGCGCGGGCGAGACCTTTGTGGCGCCGCCTGAGACGGTTGCCGCACCTGCTGCCATGGCTGAGATAGCATCCAAACCTGCAGGCTTGCCGCCTGCGCCAAAGGGTCGCAGCGGTCCCGCCAAGCAGACGGCTGAGACCAAGCCGGCCGTTCCGCCCGCAGTGACAACAGCCGCTTCCATCAAGACTGAGCCGGCTCCAGCGGCTGCTGCCCCAGCGGCCGCAAGCGATGCCCCACCGGCCAGCGCCAAGGCGCGAGGTCGTGCGGCCAAACCTGCGGTCGAGCAAAAGC